From Alkalibacter saccharofermentans DSM 14828, the proteins below share one genomic window:
- a CDS encoding arginine repressor → MKVARQAKILELIENEEIETQDELAKQLKESGFHVTQATVSRDIKDMRLIKIMSKSGRHRYAPFRDAGGNQLSERIVNVFRESVVSIDYSGNLVVIKTFSGGAMAASVAIDSMEWSDVVGCLAGDDTIFVAIRNQDKVVDVVEKFKKLMK, encoded by the coding sequence GGAGCTTATTGAGAATGAGGAAATCGAAACACAGGATGAACTCGCCAAGCAGCTTAAGGAATCCGGGTTTCACGTCACACAAGCGACAGTATCAAGGGATATAAAGGACATGAGGCTCATTAAAATAATGAGCAAGAGCGGTAGGCACAGGTATGCGCCCTTTAGAGATGCCGGTGGAAACCAGTTGAGCGAAAGGATAGTAAACGTATTTAGAGAGTCTGTGGTAAGTATCGACTACAGCGGCAACCTTGTTGTGATAAAAACCTTTTCAGGGGGAGCGATGGCTGCCTCAGTAGCGATAGATTCAATGGAGTGGTCCGATGTAGTAGGATGCTTGGCAGGGGACGACACCATATTTGTCGCGATCAGAAATCAAGACAAGGTAGTGGATGTTGTTGAAAAGTTTAAGAAGCTTATGAAATGA
- the recN gene encoding DNA repair protein RecN, with product MLAELNIKNFALIENVMIEFYSGFNVITGETGAGKSIILNALMLSLGARGNKDMIRKGKDRLLVQAMFVFEKLPGEIAVLLDEMGGDENGQLILSRELHSSGRNVCRVNGILVNVNDLKKIGDRLVDIHSQRDHNLLLNRDEHVKILDAYGREKIKDQKKRVSDLYDEWIGLKRQREELLKSISNIERELDILKFQLNEISEVGFHEEEDEELEKRIKVLENSEILFNHSNQAYEWLYSGDASVMDQLGKSKKSLEDMGKVDISVRDLSDRLGDVMANLEDIAYSIRDYKEKVVFDDYELNDLQAKLNKLILLKRKYGPELNDVADYKIELMEKIDQIEKRDIFIDELDKGLETLKGMYLEQALVLSDMRKEAGRDFSRGINAHLGELAMENARFKVVTKTCTEEKCFTRQGIDDLEFHVRTNVGDEDKPLVKIASGGEVSRLMLAVKSAISTEHSTSTLIFDEIDTGISGNAAGAVGKKLKELGMNHQIISITHLPQIASMAAAHFEVVKKVEGSKTKTLFNLLDEKNRIRVIATMIDGSQSQKSLDHAQEILVRNSSEK from the coding sequence ATGCTAGCTGAACTCAACATAAAAAATTTTGCATTGATTGAAAACGTAATGATAGAGTTCTATTCCGGCTTCAACGTTATAACAGGTGAAACCGGAGCAGGGAAATCCATAATCTTAAATGCATTAATGCTTTCTTTGGGGGCTAGAGGAAACAAGGACATGATAAGAAAGGGTAAGGATAGGCTGCTGGTGCAAGCTATGTTTGTTTTTGAAAAGCTTCCCGGAGAAATAGCGGTGCTGCTTGATGAAATGGGCGGGGATGAAAACGGTCAGCTGATATTATCCAGGGAGCTTCATTCAAGCGGAAGAAACGTATGCAGGGTAAATGGCATCTTGGTAAATGTAAATGACCTGAAAAAGATTGGCGACAGACTTGTAGACATTCACAGCCAGAGAGACCATAATTTGCTGCTAAACAGAGATGAGCACGTAAAGATCCTTGATGCTTATGGCAGAGAGAAGATAAAAGATCAAAAAAAACGAGTTTCCGATTTGTACGACGAGTGGATCGGCCTTAAAAGGCAGAGAGAAGAGCTCTTGAAATCTATATCAAATATCGAAAGGGAATTGGATATCTTAAAGTTTCAATTAAACGAGATATCAGAAGTGGGTTTTCATGAAGAAGAAGATGAAGAGCTTGAAAAAAGAATCAAAGTCCTTGAAAATTCTGAAATTCTCTTCAATCATTCAAACCAAGCATATGAGTGGCTCTACAGCGGCGACGCTTCTGTCATGGACCAGCTGGGAAAGTCAAAAAAAAGCCTTGAAGACATGGGGAAAGTGGATATATCAGTTAGAGATCTTTCCGACAGACTCGGTGATGTTATGGCAAATCTGGAAGACATAGCTTATTCGATTAGAGATTACAAGGAAAAAGTGGTTTTTGACGATTACGAACTTAACGATCTGCAGGCCAAGCTGAATAAACTCATCTTATTAAAGAGAAAATATGGTCCTGAACTCAATGATGTTGCTGATTACAAAATAGAATTGATGGAAAAAATAGATCAAATAGAAAAACGGGATATCTTTATAGATGAGCTGGATAAAGGGTTAGAGACCTTAAAAGGCATGTATTTGGAACAAGCCTTAGTTTTAAGTGATATGAGGAAGGAAGCAGGCAGGGATTTTTCCAGGGGAATAAATGCTCATTTAGGAGAGCTGGCTATGGAGAATGCCAGGTTCAAAGTGGTAACCAAAACATGCACAGAAGAAAAGTGCTTTACCCGTCAGGGAATAGATGACCTTGAATTCCATGTAAGGACAAATGTAGGGGATGAAGATAAGCCCTTAGTTAAAATTGCTTCGGGAGGAGAAGTTTCCAGATTGATGCTGGCTGTAAAAAGTGCGATAAGCACTGAGCATAGCACTTCAACTCTGATATTCGACGAGATAGATACAGGCATAAGTGGCAATGCAGCAGGAGCCGTAGGGAAAAAGCTAAAAGAGCTTGGCATGAACCACCAGATAATAAGCATCACGCACCTGCCCCAGATAGCCTCCATGGCCGCTGCGCACTTTGAGGTGGTGAAAAAAGTGGAGGGAAGCAAAACCAAAACATTGTTTAATCTTTTGGATGAAAAAAACCGAATCAGGGTTATAGCGACCATGATTGACGGCAGTCAGTCTCAAAAAAGTCTTGATCACGCACAAGAAATCCTAGTGAGAAATAGCTCGGAAAAGTAA
- the pduL gene encoding phosphate propanoyltransferase, with the protein MKKLVPIAMSNRHIHLSQKDLEVLFGEGHELTKFKDLSQPGQFACEEKVDITGPKGTIKGVRILGPVRPDTQLEISVADSFVLGVKPPVRDSGDIKESPGVVLTGPAGQVEIPEGAIIASRHIHMHTSDAENFGLKDKDEVQVKVDGKRGLIFDNVLVRVSDKYALEMHVDVEEGNAAGVKNGQMVEIV; encoded by the coding sequence ATGAAAAAACTTGTACCAATAGCTATGTCAAACAGACATATTCACTTATCGCAAAAAGATTTGGAAGTTTTATTCGGAGAAGGACATGAATTAACTAAGTTTAAAGATCTTTCTCAACCTGGGCAATTTGCTTGTGAAGAGAAAGTGGATATAACAGGACCTAAAGGAACTATTAAAGGTGTCAGAATTCTTGGACCGGTAAGACCTGATACTCAGTTGGAAATTTCAGTAGCAGACAGCTTTGTGCTTGGAGTGAAGCCGCCGGTTAGAGATTCTGGAGACATCAAGGAATCTCCGGGAGTTGTCTTGACAGGACCTGCAGGTCAGGTAGAAATTCCTGAAGGGGCTATTATCGCTTCTAGACATATTCATATGCACACTTCGGATGCAGAAAATTTTGGATTGAAGGACAAAGACGAAGTTCAAGTGAAAGTCGACGGGAAACGAGGATTGATTTTTGATAATGTTCTTGTCAGAGTCAGTGACAAATATGCCCTGGAGATGCACGTGGATGTGGAAGAAGGCAATGCTGCAGGCGTGAAAAACGGACAAATGGTAGAAATAGTGTAA